One genomic segment of Ricinus communis isolate WT05 ecotype wild-type chromosome 5, ASM1957865v1, whole genome shotgun sequence includes these proteins:
- the LOC8269755 gene encoding disease resistance-like protein DSC1, with the protein MASSSSSSTTHQAKIYDVFISFRGADVRDGFLSHLHQSLDRNQVNAFVDEKLKRGKEITSSLLEIIEKSYVSIVIFSKNYADSPWCLDELVKIFECYKKMKQIVVPVFYRVDPSHVQELTGNYGDAIDKHRQESSDCLDKVKSWSDALMEISNLSGWDSRTTKPDSRLIREIVSHVLEELDHLTPSDVCEDGLFGIDSRSKDVRSLLCLESTDVQVIGIWGMGGIGKTTIVYKLFSQIHKQFPRQCFVADVREKFENSTKCSLQSEILYGLLGKDNLNTGMPMKLNSSVRRRLSQEKVLIVLDDVSDLDQIEHVVGSHVIYGSGSRIIITSRDRQLLKNVGAKVYEVKKLNHFEALHLFNLHAFKQNPPKKEYMELLRMAINYAQGIPLALKVLGSNLYGKSVEEWEDELEKLKVSSDTKVKKILRISYDGLDEKQKEIFLDIACFFKGYDKDIVTNVLNGCGFFAKSGISHLIDKSLVTISRDNKLGMHDLLQTMGKDIVSEEKELGRRTRLWNSEDVYKVLAKDMGTKSVEGMLLNMSQIRYIHLSSTAFEKLCNLRVLKFYEKNYFKKNKVLLPEGLEYFPEELRFLHWDQYPLKCLPLQFRLENLVELHMPKSQIRQFWTEDQTFGNLKLIDLRNSTELISIPDLSRVPNLEVLYLHGCVSLLEIPLSIQYLSKLTRLILSGCKSLRKLPSCLPLNIKELHLRGTAIEELPSSIGSLSKLFELVSLPALRLESLPSSIGQLTCLRKISIIGCSKLASLPDTICNLKSLKELALINCVLLNELPEDLGYLDSLEELSVISSGIRSLPLSVNQLMQLRYLNCSRCKGLLLPPLTDLPCLKRVRLSDCRMLEFPESLCSLETVEELYLDGNDFEIIPASIKGLSGLSLLDIRNCKRLKYLQELPSSLDDLYARNCTSLESVSTSFLLTAVTERRWLGIIDFSNCINLNEESCSKIMDDVLVTHQDNYGVIALYITGSEVLQRMRYQNNSGSSLSFRLGRHDLIGLSFCVVVASKEYPRRGLFDIRCTANFSDDIGHSRNEDFYLFGDEGREMDFQSENVFLWRDPIFDFTSRFRFNKASLQFFLKFSTNEVMIMKCGVHPIYNQDKRRKDDEDEEGDEMDIEEEPPRKRLKESEEQVNELVLKLAKCLLRNENEEEVQQRKESRELNCSDLSASFRLLLMVNTCLATSSQDRPHPTQILFTLMMLTVCMNLLSFVSSLSLHGFAFSL; encoded by the exons atggcttcttcttcttcttcttcaaccaCTCATCAAGCAAAGATATATGATgtattcattagttttagaGGTGCAGATGTCCGGGATGGATTTCTCAGCCATCTTCATCAGTCATTGGATCGAAACCAAGTAAATGCTTTTGTGGATGAAAAACTTAAAAGAGGAAAGGAGATCACATCATCTCTCTTggaaataattgaaaaatcatATGTTTCAATTGTCATTTTCTCCAAGAATTATGCAGATTCTCCATGGTGTTTGGATGAGCTTGTGAAGATATTTGAATGTTACAAAAAGATGAAGCAGATTGTGGTACCGGTCTTTTACCGTGTGGATCCAAGTCATGTTCAAGAGTTGACTGGCAATTATGGGGATGCAATTGATAAGCATAGACAAGAATCTAGTGACTGTTTGGACAAGGTGAAGAGTTGGAGTGATGCTTTGATGGAAATTTCCAACTTATCAGGCTGGGATTCACGGACTACTAA GCCTGATTCTAGGCTGATAAGAGAAATTGTAAGTCATGTTCTAGAGGAATTAGATCATCTGACTCCAAGTGATGTTTGCGAGGATGGGTTATTTGGAATTGATTCACGCAGTAAGGATGTTCGTTCATTACTGTGCCTTGAGTCAACAGATGTGCAAGTTATTGGGATTTGGGGAATGGGTGGTATAGGAAAGACCACTATTGTTTATAAACTGTTCAGTCAGATTCATAAACAATTCCCACGTCAATGCTTTGTTGCAGATGTAAGAGAAAAATTCGAAAATTCTACGAAGTGTAGTCTACAAAGTGAAATTCTTTATGGATTACTAGGCAAAGACAATTTAAATACAGGCATGCCCATGAAGTTGAACTCTTCTGTGAGGAGAAGGCTCTCTCAAGAAAAAGTTCTTATCGTTCTTGATGATGTGAGTGATTTGGATCAAATAGAACATGTAGTAGGAAGTCACGTTATTTATGGTTCAGGTAGCAGAATCATTATAACGAGCAGGGACAGACAATTGCTCAAGAATGTGGGTGCCAAAGTATATGaagttaagaaattaaatcactTTGAAGCTCTCCATCTCTTTAACTTGCATGCCTTTAAACAAAATCCTCCGAAGAAAGAATATATGGAGTTGTTACGCATGGCGATTAATTATGCTCAAGGCATTCCATTAGCTCTTAAAGTTTTGGGTTCCAATTTGTATGGTAAGAGTGTAGAAGAATGGGAAGATGAGTTGGAGAAACTCAAAGTTTCTTCTGAtacaaaagttaaaaaaatattaagaataagTTACGATGGATTGGATGAGAAGCAGAAGGAAATATTTCTTGATATTGCGTGTTTCTTTAAAGGGTACGATAAAGATATTGTCACAAATGTATTAAATGGCTGTGGTTTCTTTGCAAAAAGTGGAATAAGCCATCTCATTGATAAGTCTCTTGTAACCATTTCAAGGGACAACAAGTTAGGCATGCATGACTTGTTACAAACAATGGGTAAGGACATTGTTTCGGAAGAGAAAGAACTTGGTAGACGTACTAGGTTGTGGAATTCTGAAGATGTATACAAAGTATTGGCAAAAGATATG gGGACTAAAAGTGTTGAAGGAATGTTATTGAACATGTCCCAAATCAGGTATATACATTTAAGTTCTACAGCTTTTGAGAAGTTGTGTAATCTTAGAGTCCTCAAGTTTTATGAGAAAAATtactttaagaaaaataaagtactCCTTCCTGAAGGCCTTGAATATTTTCCTGAAGAGTTGAGATTTCTCCATTGGGATCAATATCCTTTAAAATGTTTGCCATTACAATTTCGTCTTGAAAATCTCGTTGAACTTCACATGCCCAAAAGCCAAATCAGGCAATTTTGGACTGAAGATCAG aCTTTTGGAAATTTGAAACTCATTGACCTCCGAAACTCTACGGAGCTTATCAGTATTCCTGATTTGTCTAGAGTCCCAAATCTTGAGGTTTTATATTTGCATGGCTGTGTAAGTTTGCTTGAGATTCCCCTGTCTATCCAGTATCTGAGCAAACTGACTCGATTGATTTTATCGGGGTGCAAAAGTCTTCGGAAGTTGCCAAGCTGCCTTCCTCTGAATATAAAAGAACTGCATTTACGTGGAACTGCTATAGAGGAATTGCCTTCATCAATTGGATCTCTCTCTAAACTTTTTGAATTAGTTAGTCTTCCAGCCTTGAGGTTGGAGAGTCTTCCAAGTAGCATTGGTCAATTGACATGTCTCCGAAAAATCAGTATAATTGGATGCTCAAAATTGGCGAGTCTCCCGGACACCATTTGCAATCTGAAATCTCTTAAAGAACTTGCTTTGATAAATTGTGTGCTTCTCAATGAATTGCCCGAGGACTTGGGATATTTAGATTCTTTGGAAGAGCTGAGTGTAATATCTTCTGGTATTAGAAGCTTACCACTCTCCGTGAATCAGTTGATGCAGTTGAGGTACTTAAACTGTTCGAGGTGTAAAGGTTTACTATTGCCTCCTTTAACAGATTTGCCATGTCTAAAACGTGTTCGTCTAAGCGACTGTCGTATGTTAGAATTTCCGGAAAGCCTTTGCTCTCTTGAGACAGTGGAAGAATTATAtttagatggaaatgattTTGAGATCATACCGGCCAGCATCAAAGGACTTAGTGGATTGAGTTTGCTTGATATAAGAAATTGCAAGAGACTTAAATATTTACAAGAGCTTCCATCTTCTCTAGATGATTTATATGCAAGAAACTGCACGTCTCTGGAATCAGTATCAACTTCATTCTTACTGACAGCAGTGACAGAGCGGAGGTGGTTAGGCATTATAGATTTCAGCAACTGCATCAATTTAAACGAGGAATCATGCAGTAAAATTATGGACGATGTATTGGTAACACATCAG GACAACTACGGAGTTATTGCCTTGTATATTACTGGAAGTGAAGTGCTGCAGAGGATGAGGTATCAGAATAATAGTGGATCTTCTTTGTCATTCAGACTGGGGCGGCATGACTTGATCGGTCTCTCTTTCTGCGTCGTTGTAGCATCGAAAGAGTATCCTCGTCGCGGtttatttgatattagatGTACAGCAAATTTCTCAGATGATATTGGACATAGTCGTAATGAAGATTTCTATCTGTTCGGAGATGAAGGTCGCGAAATGGATTTCCAATCAGAAAATGTATTCCTCTGGCGCGATCCAATCTTTGATTTCACGTCGAGATTCCGATTCAACAAGGCCTCATTACAATTCTTCCTCAAATTTTCAACCAATGAGGTGATGATAATGAAGTGCGGGGTTCATCCAATTTATAACCAAGACAAAAGGAGGAAAGATGATGAGGATGAGGAAGGCGATGAGATGGATATTGAAGAGGAACCTCCTCGTAAGAGATTGAAAGAAAGCGAAGAACAAGTAAATGAGCTCGTACTAAAGCTCGCGAAGTGTCTcctaagaaatgaaaatgagGAAGAAGTTCAGCAAAGGAAAGAGAGCCGAGAGCTGAACTGCTCCGATCTCAGTGCCTCGTTTAGGCTTCTGTTGATGGTAAATACCTGCTTAGCTACGTCAAGCCAAGACAGACCCCATCCAACCCAGATTCTTTTTACTCTGATGATGCTCACTGTCTGTATGAACTTGCTGTCCTTTGTTTCTTCTCTATCTCTCCATGGATTTGCT
- the LOC8269756 gene encoding protein LEAD-SENSITIVE 1 encodes MGVLSNIIQRDELKPGDHIYSWRHAYIYAHHGIYVGDGKVIHFTRGAGQETGTGTVLDRIIFSSSPSHPSDNPCPNCIDQSKLDGVISSCLDCFLAGGNLYLFEYGVSPAIFLAKARGGTCTLAKSDPPEDVLYRVFYLLENGFGVYHIFKNNCEDFAIYCKTGLLVFTSISVGRSGQAASLLAAVSAVISSPLRFLTTSFSGLAVVGCGMYCVSRYVSDIGIRRDVIKVPVERLVSSLTLEELEVPANVATLEWSEVPANVAKEQ; translated from the exons ATGGGagttttatcaaatattatccAAAGAGATGAACTGAAGCCAGGCGATCACATCTACTCTTGGAGACACGCTTATATCTACGCTCATCACG GGATATATGTTGGTGATGGAAAGGTGATCCACTTCACTCGTGGAGCAGGTCAGGAAACTGGGACAGGAACTGTGCTAGACCGAATTATTTTTAGCTCCTCTCCTTCTCATCCTTCAGATAATCCATGCCCAAACTGTATTGACCAGTCAAAGCTTGATGGTGTCATCTCGTCCTGCCTAGATTGTTTCCTTGCAGGTGGGAATCTGTACCTATTTGAATATGGTGTCTCACCAGCTATATTTCTCGCCAAAGCCCGAGGAGGGACCTGCACACTTGCTAAATCTGATCCACCAGAAGATGTCCTTTATCGTGTTTTTTACCTCCTTGAAAATGGCTTTGGTGTCTATCACATTTTCAAGAACAATTGCGAGGATTTTGCTATCTATTGTAAGACAGGTCTTCTAGTATTCACGAGCATCAGCGTTGGCCGAAGTGGGCAGGCAGCATCCTTATTAGCTGCTGTCAGTGCTGTCATTTCTTCACCGTTGCGATTTTTAACAACCAGCTTTAGTGGGCTGGCAGTTGTGGGTTGTGGTATGTATTGTGTCAGCCGATATGTTTCTGATATTGGAATACGTCGGGATGTAATCAAAGTGCCAGTTGAGAGGCTTGTTTCTAGTCTTACCTTAGAAGAGCTGGAAGTTCCCGCGAATGTGGCCACCTTAGAATGGTCGGAAGTTCCAGCCAATGTGGCTAAGGAACAGTAA